A genome region from Blautia coccoides includes the following:
- a CDS encoding NADAR family protein has protein sequence MIKCKTTIQCIDLRRIPAITEFRGKYAFLSNFYHAPITYRGHRYANNEAAFQAQKTIYTKEQQNFYMSHLSNPAVAKQLGRKLTLRPDWNQVKIRYMYEICFAKFLQHPNLLQALLATGDSVLIEDNTWGDRFWGCVDGFGENHLGNILMDIRSKLNTELG, from the coding sequence ATGATAAAATGTAAAACAACTATACAATGCATTGATTTAAGACGAATACCAGCAATTACTGAGTTTCGAGGAAAATATGCTTTTCTCAGTAACTTTTATCATGCCCCAATAACCTATCGGGGACACAGATATGCGAACAATGAAGCTGCCTTTCAGGCACAGAAAACCATATACACAAAAGAACAGCAAAATTTTTATATGTCTCACTTATCTAATCCTGCAGTCGCAAAACAACTGGGACGTAAGTTAACACTGCGTCCAGACTGGAATCAGGTAAAAATAAGGTATATGTACGAAATATGCTTTGCAAAATTCCTTCAGCATCCTAATCTGTTGCAGGCACTGCTTGCGACGGGCGATTCAGTATTGATTGAAGATAATACATGGGGCGACCGGTTTTGGGGTTGTGTTGACGGTTTCGGTGAAAATCATTTAGGAAACATCCTCATGGATATTCGTAGTAAGCTGAATACAGAACTGGGATAA
- a CDS encoding DUF4866 family protein, producing the protein MNELSLRKIMENPETCEYFAQTLFDHLSTDDEPLDKIGYQLCKALLEKDTEAVLVAICGWSTDSLISLMTGNW; encoded by the coding sequence ATGAACGAACTAAGTTTGAGGAAAATCATGGAGAATCCAGAAACCTGCGAATATTTTGCACAGACATTATTTGACCATCTCTCAACAGATGATGAACCCCTGGATAAAATAGGCTACCAACTCTGCAAGGCACTCTTAGAAAAGGACACAGAAGCTGTATTAGTCGCAATCTGCGGATGGTCTACCGACTCTCTGATTTCACTTATGACAGGAAACTGGTAA